Proteins encoded together in one Bos indicus isolate NIAB-ARS_2022 breed Sahiwal x Tharparkar chromosome 25, NIAB-ARS_B.indTharparkar_mat_pri_1.0, whole genome shotgun sequence window:
- the RABGEF1 gene encoding rab5 GDP/GTP exchange factor isoform X5 has translation MVVVTGREPDSRRPDGAMSSSDAEDDFLEPATPTATQAGHSLPLLPQEFPEVVPLNIGGAHFTTRLSTLRRYEDTMLAAMFSGRHYIPTDAEGRYFIDRDGAHFGDVLNFLRSGDLPPRERVRAVYKEAQYYAIGPLLEQLENMQPLKGEKVRQAFLGLMPYYKDHLERIVEIARLRAVQRKARFAKLKVCVFKEEMPITPYECPLLNSLRFERSESDGQLFEHHCEVDVSFGPWEAVADVYDLLHCLVMDLSAQGLTVDHQCIGVCDKHLINHYYCKRPIYEFKITWWKRVHLILH, from the exons ATGGTGGTAGTCACGGGGCGGGAGCCAGACAGCCGTCGCCCGGACGGTGCCATGTCCAGCTCCGACGCCGAAGACGACTTTCTGGAGCCGGCCACCCCGACGGCCACGCAGGCGGGGCACTCACTGCCTCTGCTGCCGCAGGAG TTCCCTGAGGTCGTCCCCCTTAACATCGGAGGGGCTCACTTCACTACACGCCTGTCCACCCTGCGGCGCTACGAGGACACCATGCTGGCGGCCATGTTCAGCGGGCGACACTACATCCCCACCGACGCCGAGGGCCGCTACTTCATCGACCGCGACGGCGCGCACTTCGG CGATGTGCTGAACTTCCTGCGCTCGGGGGACCTGCCACCCCGGGAGCGCGTGCGGGCCGTGTACAAGGAGGCCCAGTACTACGCCATCGGGCCCCTCCTGGAGCAGCTGGAGAACATGCAGCCACTGAAGGGGGAAAAGGTGCGCCAGGCATTCCTGGGGCTCATGCCCTACTACAAAG ACCACTTGGAGCGGATCGTGGAGATTGCCCGGTTGCGCGCTGTCCAGCGGAAGGCCCGCTTTGCCAAGCTCAAGGTCTGTGTCTTCAAGGAGGAGATGCCCATCACCCCCTACGAGTGCCCGCTGCTCAACTCGCTGCGCTTCGAGCGGAGCGAGAGTGACGGGCAGCTCTTTGAGCACCACTGCGAAGTGGACGTGTCTTTCGGGCCCTGGGAGGCCGTGGCTGACGTTTACGACCTGCTGCACTGCCTGGTCATGGACCTGTCGGCCCAGGGCCTCACCGTGGACCACCAGTGTATCGGGGTGTGCGACAAGCACCTCATCAACCACTACTACTGCAAGCGCCCCATCTATGAGTTCAAGATCACATGGTG GAAGCGGGTTCACCTGATCCTTCACTGA